The following coding sequences lie in one Tichowtungia aerotolerans genomic window:
- the truA gene encoding tRNA pseudouridine(38-40) synthase TruA yields the protein MRYKMTIAYDGTDYAGWQIQPGERTVQAEIENVLERLTGRKIRIHHSGRTDAGVHAKGQVAHFDLSRRMELWRMQNGLNALLPPDIRIMKLQKVSADFHARFNAVSKEYRYFIWNGPAVPPELRLYRLHERRKLNIAAMKQAAQLLVGEHDFAAFTANPKREIGGTVKTVTQVSISRSRDGDVVIRVKGTGFLYKMVRSIAGFLLRVGAGELQPEDTKRFLAVATRTNEIPTAKPLGLFLWKVDY from the coding sequence ATGCGATACAAAATGACCATTGCTTACGACGGAACCGACTATGCCGGCTGGCAGATCCAGCCGGGTGAAAGGACGGTTCAGGCGGAAATAGAGAACGTACTTGAGCGGTTAACGGGCCGAAAAATTCGAATTCATCATTCGGGACGCACGGATGCCGGAGTGCATGCCAAGGGACAGGTGGCTCATTTTGACCTCTCGAGACGAATGGAGTTGTGGCGGATGCAAAACGGACTGAACGCACTGCTTCCGCCGGATATTCGCATTATGAAACTTCAGAAAGTTTCAGCGGATTTTCACGCCCGGTTCAATGCTGTCAGCAAGGAATATCGTTATTTTATCTGGAACGGTCCGGCCGTTCCGCCGGAGCTTCGACTGTACCGCCTGCATGAACGGCGCAAACTCAATATCGCTGCCATGAAACAGGCAGCGCAACTCCTGGTCGGAGAACACGACTTCGCAGCATTTACCGCCAACCCAAAACGGGAAATCGGCGGCACCGTTAAAACCGTTACCCAGGTTTCTATTTCGCGATCGAGGGATGGAGATGTGGTAATCCGTGTCAAAGGAACGGGATTCCTCTATAAAATGGTTCGCTCCATTGCCGGATTCCTACTGCGCGTTGGAGCAGGGGAGCTGCAACCGGAAGATACCAAACGGTTTCTGGCGGTCGCCACTCGTACCAACGAAATCCCGACCGCCAAGCCTCTGGGCCTTTTTCTCTGGAAAGTGGATTATTGA
- the lepB gene encoding signal peptidase I, with product MNFFKIRKARKELKEILHHAKHIRHMHEDIGDPQLLSELKSAEERAQNIRKGTDVTAMEAVGSEVCDICEKVAPPRPQHKIRENVEVLFVAIAAAMAIRAHFFQPFKIPTGSMQPTLYGITVRPLEEGESTALPVRIAKFFWKGEVFLNNDTLFDRLAKLVTVGKEYTATAHADGYIRMHEIDGRVLPDYRDNFDGGKTITIYLGNTPHVVSQATVRYSRYGEYIRKGESMLRGVAKAGDYILVNRMKYNFFPPKRGDIVVFDAKDVARDAYYIKRLVGLPDETVSVNPPYLTVNGKKPTDRRFQKLFHNDKYNGYVYGTYASNLTPLIGKPGESITLANDEYLFFGDNTLNSLDGRYFGGVKQERLLGTAFFVGLPFDRAGRVETIH from the coding sequence ATGAATTTTTTTAAAATCCGCAAAGCACGTAAAGAACTCAAAGAGATTCTTCATCACGCAAAACATATACGGCATATGCATGAGGACATTGGTGACCCTCAGCTTCTATCAGAATTAAAATCAGCAGAAGAACGGGCCCAAAACATCCGAAAAGGAACTGACGTCACTGCCATGGAAGCCGTCGGCAGCGAAGTCTGCGACATTTGCGAAAAAGTCGCGCCGCCGAGACCACAGCATAAAATCCGGGAAAACGTAGAAGTTCTTTTTGTAGCCATTGCAGCTGCAATGGCGATCCGCGCCCACTTTTTTCAGCCTTTTAAAATTCCGACAGGCTCCATGCAGCCTACCTTGTATGGAATTACGGTCCGTCCGCTGGAGGAGGGGGAATCAACCGCCTTGCCGGTTCGCATTGCCAAGTTCTTCTGGAAGGGCGAGGTTTTTCTGAATAACGACACGTTGTTTGATCGACTCGCAAAACTTGTCACGGTAGGGAAAGAGTACACGGCCACTGCGCATGCAGACGGATACATCCGCATGCATGAAATCGACGGACGGGTACTTCCTGATTATCGGGATAATTTTGACGGCGGAAAGACCATTACGATTTATCTCGGAAATACTCCGCATGTTGTTTCCCAGGCGACCGTCCGGTACAGCCGTTACGGTGAATATATCCGCAAAGGTGAGTCAATGCTGCGAGGTGTTGCCAAGGCTGGGGATTACATCCTCGTGAACCGAATGAAATACAATTTTTTCCCTCCCAAACGCGGAGATATCGTGGTGTTCGATGCTAAGGATGTTGCGCGTGATGCGTATTACATTAAACGCCTGGTCGGACTGCCGGACGAAACCGTTTCTGTGAATCCGCCTTATCTGACTGTCAACGGAAAAAAACCAACGGATCGACGATTCCAAAAACTTTTTCACAATGATAAGTACAACGGTTATGTTTATGGAACGTACGCCTCCAATCTTACGCCGCTTATTGGAAAACCGGGAGAATCCATTACCTTGGCAAATGACGAATATCTCTTCTTCGGAGACAATACGTTGAACAGCCTCGACGGCCGTTACTTTGGCGGCGTTAAACAAGAGCGGCTTCTGGGAACCGCATTCTTTGTCGGACTGCCGTTTGACCGTGCCGGCAGGGTTGAAACCATTCATTAA
- the rodA gene encoding rod shape-determining protein RodA, which yields MIKRIRRFDWTMFGTILALLFLSFLFIFSAGYQNGDTTLSGKALRQVVWASIGLGCYSAATAFDYRKFKELHWWTYAATLAGLVLVFLFPEKNNAHRWIPMPGFDLQPSEFAKLGVVFTLAGVLSDPATDTDDVGAFFKAFALMAVPFFLIVIEPDLGTSMVLIPVTLAMLFCSGTPVKPIVLLIVIGLLGLITLGVWLRFFPDTCPFLTDYQKSRVLVYLNVSQDPLGAGWNKLQSQIAVGSGGLLGKGYLKGTQNILGFLPRTVAPTDFIYSVVAEETGFAGGGLLLVLYTTITVRCMRAAVLAQDLFGRLLAAGIGVLLFTHVFINIAMTIGLMPITGLPLPLMSYGGSFMVTTMGALGLVQSVYIRRRTV from the coding sequence ATGATTAAACGAATCCGCCGCTTTGACTGGACGATGTTCGGCACAATTCTCGCGCTGCTCTTTTTGAGTTTTCTTTTTATTTTCAGTGCGGGATATCAAAATGGTGACACAACTCTCAGCGGAAAAGCGCTTCGCCAGGTTGTCTGGGCTTCCATTGGTCTGGGATGTTATTCTGCCGCAACAGCCTTCGATTATCGCAAGTTCAAGGAACTTCATTGGTGGACCTATGCTGCAACGCTGGCCGGACTGGTTCTGGTGTTCCTTTTTCCGGAAAAGAACAATGCGCATCGATGGATTCCAATGCCTGGATTCGACCTGCAACCGTCCGAATTTGCAAAACTTGGGGTAGTCTTCACATTGGCCGGAGTTTTGAGTGACCCGGCGACAGATACCGATGACGTCGGAGCGTTTTTCAAAGCATTCGCGTTGATGGCTGTTCCGTTTTTTCTGATTGTAATTGAACCGGACCTTGGAACCAGTATGGTGCTGATTCCTGTAACGCTTGCTATGCTGTTCTGCTCAGGAACACCCGTCAAACCGATTGTGTTGTTGATCGTTATCGGCCTGCTTGGCCTTATCACATTAGGTGTTTGGTTGCGTTTTTTCCCGGACACCTGTCCTTTTCTGACCGACTATCAGAAAAGCCGGGTTCTGGTGTATCTGAACGTCAGTCAGGATCCGCTGGGTGCCGGATGGAACAAACTGCAGTCGCAGATCGCCGTGGGTTCCGGCGGGCTGCTGGGGAAAGGTTATTTAAAAGGAACCCAGAATATTCTCGGCTTTCTGCCGAGAACTGTCGCTCCGACCGACTTCATTTATTCGGTCGTGGCGGAAGAAACAGGATTTGCCGGCGGCGGATTGCTGCTGGTGCTTTACACAACGATTACCGTGCGCTGTATGCGTGCCGCGGTGCTGGCCCAGGATTTGTTCGGGCGCCTGCTTGCGGCCGGCATCGGCGTGCTTTTGTTTACACATGTTTTCATCAATATCGCGATGACCATCGGCCTGATGCCGATTACCGGACTGCCGCTGCCCCTGATGAGTTACGGAGGTTCCTTCATGGTTACAACCATGGGGGCTCTCGGGTTGGTTCAAAGCGTCTATATCCGGCGTCGCACAGTATAA
- a CDS encoding Rne/Rng family ribonuclease — MLKQITGKLKKNGRMKKEILINIEPLETRVAVLDEGKLDNFHIEREDDNRIVGSIFKGKIQNLEDGLQAAFVDIGMKKNAFIHYWDMIPEDAARLAEQEGARRNSGRRRKFSPGEMAKKFPIGSEIIVQVTKDAIGTKGPRVSANLSVPGRFLVMMPGTGLKGISKKIDDTKERNRLKKILARLPIPENVGIIVRTAGSGTRKTSFVRDARTLIEIWKEIDDGIKNKPAPCCLYSEPKLAERVVRDYLTEDIDRVFVDNKQTYEMIRSMIAKYSRRSRNWVQMYGGEEPIFDYFDVEKQIESIFRRKVWLKSGAYLIFDETEALVAVDVNTGRHKGGKNAEESILAVNIEAADEVARQMRLRNIGGLLIIDFIDMKTKRDQNTVYKTLKDALKKDKARTNVLPISQLGLLEMTRQRYEESVYTSTYVECDYCGGRGRVKSSLTMSVELQRRLSAALRKDKGAHNMKITVNPTVLDRLRREDEETLIAMEQKFHGHLTFVSDPHFHMEEFTITNEETKKVIYSSVENDK, encoded by the coding sequence ATGCTCAAACAGATTACAGGAAAATTGAAAAAGAACGGACGGATGAAAAAAGAGATCCTCATCAATATCGAACCGCTCGAAACGCGAGTTGCGGTGCTCGACGAAGGCAAACTCGACAATTTTCATATCGAACGTGAGGACGACAACCGGATTGTCGGCAGTATTTTTAAAGGAAAAATCCAGAATCTGGAGGATGGACTGCAAGCCGCCTTTGTGGATATCGGCATGAAGAAAAACGCCTTCATCCATTACTGGGACATGATTCCTGAAGATGCGGCTCGTTTGGCGGAGCAGGAAGGTGCGCGCCGCAACAGCGGTCGCCGCCGCAAGTTTTCTCCGGGAGAGATGGCTAAAAAGTTCCCGATCGGATCAGAAATTATTGTGCAGGTTACGAAAGATGCAATCGGAACCAAGGGGCCGCGCGTCAGTGCCAACCTCAGTGTTCCGGGACGTTTTCTGGTCATGATGCCGGGAACCGGTCTGAAAGGAATCTCCAAGAAGATTGATGACACAAAGGAGCGCAATCGCCTGAAGAAGATTCTGGCTCGTCTTCCCATTCCGGAAAACGTCGGAATCATTGTTCGCACTGCCGGCTCAGGAACCCGCAAAACCAGCTTTGTTCGCGATGCCCGTACGCTGATTGAAATCTGGAAAGAAATTGATGATGGAATTAAAAACAAACCCGCTCCGTGCTGCCTGTATAGCGAACCCAAGCTGGCTGAGCGCGTAGTCCGCGATTACCTTACAGAGGATATCGACCGTGTTTTTGTCGACAACAAGCAGACCTATGAAATGATCCGCAGCATGATTGCCAAGTATTCTCGTCGCTCGAGAAACTGGGTGCAGATGTATGGAGGTGAAGAGCCGATCTTTGATTACTTTGATGTCGAAAAACAGATTGAATCCATTTTCCGGCGCAAAGTTTGGCTGAAATCCGGCGCATATCTGATTTTTGACGAAACAGAAGCGCTGGTTGCTGTTGACGTCAATACGGGTCGGCACAAAGGCGGAAAAAATGCAGAAGAATCGATTCTGGCTGTCAACATCGAGGCGGCCGATGAAGTGGCCCGGCAAATGCGTCTGCGCAACATCGGTGGCTTGCTCATAATCGACTTCATCGACATGAAAACAAAACGCGACCAGAACACGGTTTACAAAACCCTCAAGGACGCTCTGAAAAAAGACAAGGCCCGCACCAACGTCTTGCCGATTTCTCAACTCGGCCTGCTTGAGATGACTCGCCAGCGTTATGAGGAAAGTGTCTACACCTCCACTTATGTTGAGTGCGATTATTGCGGTGGGAGAGGGCGGGTCAAATCCTCCCTGACCATGAGCGTGGAATTGCAGCGTCGCTTGTCTGCCGCACTACGTAAAGACAAAGGTGCGCATAACATGAAAATCACAGTCAACCCGACCGTGCTTGATCGCCTGCGGAGAGAAGACGAAGAGACGCTGATTGCCATGGAACAGAAGTTCCACGGACATCTGACATTTGTCTCCGATCCGCACTTCCACATGGAGGAGTTCACCATCACCAACGAAGAGACAAAAAAGGTGATTTACTCCAGCGTTGAAAACGACAAATAA
- a CDS encoding DUF3332 family protein: MKKILLSVITLSILLTGCTGPFVLTKKVHTWQTSFEDKWVDEVAFLGCIILPVYSLSTLADGLIFNSVEFWTGENPMDSVEAPSGNEMCLRSVAAQM, translated from the coding sequence ATGAAGAAAATCCTTCTCAGCGTAATTACACTGAGCATTCTGCTCACCGGATGTACCGGACCATTTGTCCTGACCAAAAAAGTACATACGTGGCAGACCAGCTTTGAAGATAAATGGGTTGATGAAGTGGCCTTCCTGGGCTGCATTATTCTCCCGGTTTACAGCCTGTCTACTCTGGCAGACGGCCTGATCTTCAACAGTGTAGAATTCTGGACCGGCGAAAATCCGATGGACTCCGTTGAAGCCCCGTCTGGAAATGAGATGTGCCTGCGCAGCGTTGCTGCTCAGATGTAA
- the rpe gene encoding ribulose-phosphate 3-epimerase → MPKIEIMPSILAADMGNLEAGIRLCEKSGADQIHVDVMDGVFVPNISMGPAVAAMADRVTDLPLDVHLMLLHPQNHIEAFAKAGSDTILIHIEAECDVEDTLKKIRDLGCRPGITVNPPTPVDSIFQTLEKGLVEEVLIMSVNPGFGGQGYIAGVESKVAEIRRRYPDMLISIDGGIGAETIKPAAAHGANLFVAGTSLFKAPDMGKAVSDLRASAETAYCTAL, encoded by the coding sequence ATGCCGAAAATCGAAATTATGCCGTCCATTCTGGCCGCGGACATGGGAAATCTGGAGGCGGGAATCCGTTTGTGCGAAAAATCCGGCGCAGACCAGATTCATGTGGACGTGATGGATGGAGTGTTTGTGCCGAATATCAGCATGGGGCCGGCCGTAGCGGCGATGGCTGATCGTGTGACAGATTTGCCACTCGATGTGCACCTGATGCTCCTGCATCCCCAGAATCATATCGAAGCTTTTGCCAAGGCCGGATCGGACACAATACTCATTCATATTGAAGCGGAGTGTGATGTGGAAGATACGCTAAAAAAAATCCGCGATCTCGGCTGCCGTCCGGGAATCACTGTAAATCCGCCAACGCCGGTCGATTCCATTTTCCAAACCTTGGAAAAAGGGTTGGTCGAAGAGGTTCTTATTATGTCAGTCAACCCTGGATTTGGAGGTCAGGGTTACATTGCTGGTGTGGAAAGCAAGGTGGCTGAGATTCGCCGGCGCTACCCGGACATGCTTATTTCCATTGATGGAGGAATCGGAGCGGAAACCATTAAACCCGCAGCCGCTCATGGTGCCAACCTGTTTGTAGCCGGCACATCACTTTTTAAGGCACCTGATATGGGAAAAGCCGTTTCCGATCTGCGCGCAAGCGCTGAAACTGCTTATTGCACCGCACTTTAA
- a CDS encoding THUMP domain-containing class I SAM-dependent RNA methyltransferase, with translation MYQYQQRNQYFAQVSGGFEELAEAELRALGARAIRPDYRGFHFKADPETLYRINYTSRLIIRVLAPLLTFDCHSDKYLHLTAKKIDWSQFISTRETFAVNAVTSNTPSLKHSQYAALKVKDAVCDYFRDKTGERPSVDVQDPDLGIHLFVRNNRATISIDTSGGSLHKRGYRKASVEAPMAETLAAAIIQLSEWDGERPLIDPMCGSGTLLCEAAMKACCIPAGFLRLKWGFFYLPDFDSTAWKKVKSVADAEMRPLPSGLISGSDISRDAVRAACSNLNQLPGTKDRFQCLEKNVFDFPGIENSTIVVNPPYGVRLGSREKAEKLMKDFGDFLKQRCTGSTAYIYTGDRKLLKKVGLKPEWKKDLNNGGLEGVLGKLELY, from the coding sequence ATGTACCAATACCAACAACGCAACCAGTATTTTGCTCAGGTTTCAGGTGGATTTGAAGAGCTTGCCGAAGCAGAGCTTCGTGCTCTTGGGGCTCGGGCGATCCGCCCGGATTACCGTGGGTTCCATTTCAAAGCCGACCCTGAAACTCTTTATCGCATCAACTACACTTCCCGCCTGATTATCCGTGTGCTCGCTCCGCTGCTCACTTTCGATTGCCACAGCGATAAATATCTGCACCTGACAGCAAAGAAAATCGACTGGTCGCAATTTATCAGCACCCGCGAAACATTTGCAGTAAACGCGGTGACATCCAATACCCCCTCGCTCAAACACTCGCAGTATGCGGCTTTAAAAGTAAAAGATGCGGTATGCGATTATTTTCGTGATAAAACAGGTGAGCGGCCATCCGTGGATGTTCAGGATCCCGACCTTGGGATCCACCTGTTTGTACGAAACAATCGGGCAACCATCAGCATCGACACCTCCGGCGGTTCGCTTCATAAGCGAGGCTACCGCAAGGCTTCCGTAGAAGCTCCGATGGCGGAAACGTTGGCTGCTGCAATCATTCAGCTCTCTGAATGGGATGGCGAACGCCCGTTGATCGATCCGATGTGCGGCTCCGGAACGTTGCTGTGTGAAGCCGCAATGAAAGCATGTTGCATCCCGGCCGGATTTCTGCGTCTCAAATGGGGCTTTTTCTATTTGCCCGACTTCGATTCCACCGCCTGGAAAAAAGTAAAATCCGTGGCGGATGCAGAAATGCGCCCCCTGCCTTCCGGACTCATTTCCGGCAGCGACATCAGCCGTGATGCCGTCCGGGCCGCTTGTTCCAACCTCAATCAGCTGCCGGGCACCAAGGACCGTTTCCAATGCCTGGAAAAAAATGTCTTTGATTTTCCTGGCATTGAAAACTCGACCATCGTCGTCAACCCGCCGTATGGCGTTCGCCTTGGAAGTCGTGAAAAAGCCGAAAAACTGATGAAGGATTTCGGGGATTTTCTAAAACAGCGCTGCACGGGAAGCACCGCGTACATTTATACCGGTGATCGCAAACTGCTCAAAAAAGTCGGCCTGAAACCGGAATGGAAAAAAGATCTGAACAACGGCGGCCTCGAAGGAGTGCTGGGGAAACTGGAGCTTTACTGA
- the tnpA gene encoding IS200/IS605 family transposase, with product MLIEEVRLGAHCAYRLQYHVVWVCKYRRRILMPGVRSYLEKVLRGLQRSMPGVEIEIIGFDGDHMHMVMVIPPKYSISDVMENMKSRSSSVMRKKLSG from the coding sequence ATGCTGATTGAGGAAGTACGACTGGGAGCTCATTGTGCATACCGTCTTCAATATCACGTTGTGTGGGTATGTAAATACCGCCGGAGGATCCTGATGCCTGGAGTCCGAAGTTATCTTGAAAAGGTGTTGCGTGGGCTGCAGCGAAGTATGCCCGGCGTGGAAATTGAGATAATCGGCTTCGACGGAGATCATATGCACATGGTGATGGTCATCCCGCCGAAATACAGCATCTCGGACGTGATGGAAAATATGAAAAGCCGATCATCGTCGGTCATGCGCAAAAAGTTAAGTGGCTAG
- the lepA gene encoding translation elongation factor 4 encodes MSDLSHIRNFCIIAHIDHGKSTLADRILQLTGAVEERKMKEQLLDDMDLERERGITIKAHPVSMNYKAKDGKTYQFNLIDTPGHVDFSYEVSRSLQACEGAILVVDAAQGVEAQTVSNTYLAEEQNLAIFPVLNKIELPNAQPEVVAQQIEDLLAIEASDCLTVSAKTGQGIAEVLEAVVARIPPPKPGVDSSARGLVFDSKYDAFRGVVVYLRLFSGSLKPGEKVRMMGSEMDYEIKEVGIFAPDPTPVKELKEGSVGYVIANIKDASEIQIGDTMTSARHPAATPLPGFKEIHPMVFAGIYPIETSDYEKLGKSLDKLKLNDAAFTYQAESSVALGFGFRCGFLGLLHMEIVQERLRREFDLDIIASYPNVIYRVNLKSGETLEVDNPTMLPDVMQVQSMEEPFIKATIITPTDCLGDMMQLIMEKRGEITHTDSIDAQRVMLTCDLPLNEVLIDFYDRLKSISRGYASMDYEYADYRESDLVKMDILIHSEPVDAFSAIVHRSKAVYRGRQMCASLKDVIPRQAFSVAIQAALGGKIIARETIRAYRKDVTAKCYGGDISRKRKLLERQKEGKKKMKSIGKVNIPQEAFIAVLKTKQE; translated from the coding sequence ATGTCCGATCTGTCTCATATCCGAAATTTTTGTATTATCGCTCACATTGACCATGGGAAATCAACCTTGGCCGACCGGATCCTGCAGCTGACCGGCGCGGTGGAAGAGCGCAAAATGAAAGAACAGCTGCTCGATGATATGGATTTGGAGCGCGAGCGCGGCATTACCATTAAAGCGCACCCGGTTTCGATGAATTACAAGGCCAAGGACGGGAAAACCTATCAGTTCAATCTGATCGACACTCCCGGTCATGTCGATTTTTCTTATGAGGTCTCCCGCAGTCTGCAGGCCTGTGAAGGCGCCATCCTGGTTGTCGACGCAGCACAGGGAGTTGAGGCACAAACGGTTTCGAACACGTATTTGGCAGAAGAGCAGAATCTGGCGATTTTCCCTGTACTGAATAAGATTGAGCTGCCGAATGCGCAACCGGAGGTCGTGGCTCAGCAGATTGAGGATCTTCTGGCTATTGAAGCTTCGGATTGTCTGACGGTCAGCGCAAAAACGGGGCAGGGGATCGCTGAGGTTCTTGAGGCTGTTGTCGCGCGGATTCCTCCACCCAAACCGGGAGTCGATTCGTCGGCTCGCGGGCTGGTTTTCGACTCGAAATATGATGCTTTCCGCGGCGTCGTTGTGTATTTGCGCCTGTTCAGCGGCAGCCTGAAGCCTGGAGAGAAAGTCCGGATGATGGGGTCCGAAATGGATTATGAAATCAAAGAGGTCGGAATTTTCGCGCCGGATCCAACTCCTGTGAAAGAGCTGAAAGAAGGATCGGTCGGATATGTGATTGCCAACATCAAGGATGCCTCCGAAATTCAGATTGGTGACACGATGACCTCAGCACGGCATCCGGCCGCAACGCCGTTACCAGGCTTCAAGGAAATTCACCCGATGGTGTTCGCCGGAATTTATCCGATTGAAACATCCGATTATGAAAAGCTCGGAAAGAGCCTCGACAAACTGAAACTTAACGATGCTGCATTTACGTATCAGGCAGAATCGTCTGTTGCCCTGGGTTTTGGTTTCCGTTGCGGTTTTCTGGGACTGCTCCATATGGAGATTGTTCAGGAACGCCTGCGGCGGGAGTTCGATCTTGATATCATCGCATCTTATCCAAACGTTATTTATCGCGTTAATTTGAAGAGCGGCGAGACCCTTGAAGTCGATAACCCGACCATGCTCCCTGATGTGATGCAGGTGCAGAGTATGGAAGAGCCTTTCATCAAGGCGACTATCATCACTCCAACGGATTGCCTCGGTGACATGATGCAGCTGATTATGGAGAAGAGGGGAGAGATTACTCACACGGACTCTATTGACGCACAGCGCGTGATGCTGACCTGTGACCTGCCCTTGAATGAAGTGCTGATCGACTTTTACGACCGCCTCAAAAGCATCAGCCGCGGCTACGCCTCCATGGACTACGAGTATGCCGACTATCGCGAATCCGATCTGGTCAAGATGGATATTCTGATACACAGCGAACCGGTTGATGCGTTTTCTGCTATTGTCCATCGGTCCAAAGCGGTCTATCGCGGCCGCCAAATGTGCGCATCGCTCAAGGATGTGATTCCGCGCCAGGCCTTTTCCGTTGCCATTCAGGCTGCGCTCGGCGGGAAGATTATTGCCCGCGAAACGATTCGGGCATATCGCAAGGACGTAACCGCCAAGTGCTATGGCGGTGATATTTCCCGAAAACGGAAACTGCTTGAGCGCCAGAAAGAGGGTAAAAAGAAAATGAAAAGCATTGGGAAAGTGAATATCCCCCAGGAAGCTTTCATTGCTGTGCTGAAAACGAAACAGGAGTAA
- a CDS encoding SHOCT domain-containing protein translates to MSKSQYPVTIQSNPPGATVCVKNKKGVTVHKAITPATLSLEASSGFFSPERYTFQFDKNGYHQGSCSLSAGMDPWYIGNVIFGGLIGIVIVDPLTGAMWKLDDTVYGNLSQNHNAQNISEKEAPLLASMETSKKLKDLKDLKDNGLITPQEYETKRKALVETL, encoded by the coding sequence GTGAGTAAATCACAATATCCAGTTACCATTCAAAGCAACCCTCCAGGAGCCACAGTGTGTGTAAAAAACAAAAAAGGAGTCACCGTTCATAAAGCTATAACTCCGGCAACTCTTTCTTTAGAAGCCAGCTCTGGGTTCTTTTCTCCGGAGCGCTACACATTCCAATTTGATAAAAATGGATATCATCAGGGATCTTGTTCCCTTTCTGCCGGAATGGACCCATGGTACATCGGTAACGTCATATTTGGAGGACTAATCGGCATCGTAATTGTTGATCCGCTGACTGGCGCAATGTGGAAGCTTGACGACACGGTATATGGAAACCTGTCTCAAAACCATAATGCACAGAATATTTCAGAAAAAGAAGCCCCCTTATTGGCCTCCATGGAAACCTCGAAAAAACTAAAGGACCTAAAGGACCTGAAAGATAACGGGTTAATTACTCCGCAAGAATACGAGACCAAAAGAAAGGCTTTAGTCGAAACGCTTTGA